The stretch of DNA ATCCGCGGAAGACGGAGGCGTCGCTCCAGCCAATCGACGAGCGGGTGGACCAGGTACGCGAAGACTGCGGCGACGATGAAGGGGGTGAGGATATGGGCGAGGTGGAGCAAGGCCCAGCCGAGAACGAGCGCGACGAGCGCGGTGACGAGAAGGAGTTCACGGGACTGCCGGACACGATCGAGCACGTGCATGCTGTTCGGACTCGCCCCGTTCCAGCCCTCTGCCTTGCCAGCGGAGGGAGGATCGCACGTTCCACAGGCGCATTCTACCGCAGCAGGACGCGTGTCGCACTGCGAGCGCGGACAGCATGCCGAGAGGACTCGCAGAGCGGGAGCGGTGCACCCATGTCACCTCCAGCCTGGATCGGAAGCCAGGGGCGATCGTCCCGCACCCGTGCTGGTCGGGTGCACGGGGTACCGCAGTGGTGTTCACGCTGGCTGGCGACGGGACGCTGGCAGGAGACCGCTGGCCAGCAGCGCGAGCAAGGAAAGCGCGAGCGCGAGCGCGAAAACCGCTGAGTAGCCAAAGCGATCGACGACCAGGCCACCGAGCATCGGCACGAGGGCAACGACGCCCAGGATCGTATTGGTGACGCCGACGAGTGTCGGACGCTCCTCGGGGTGAGCGAGCTCGAGCACCGCCGTGAAGTTGGCCAACATCTGTGCCGAGAGCGTCACGCCATAGGCGACAAAAACAAAGGCGAAGGTGACGAGGACGACCTGCTGTGGATCGTCCAGGCGCGGCACGAGGTGCTCCCAGCCGAGGATCGGTTGAATCCCCAGCGCGACGAGCGGCATGAAGACGCGCACCAGAGTCGCCAGCTGGAGGAGTTGACGGTTGCCCCAATGCTGGACCACCCAACCCCAGAGCGGATTGGCGAGGATCCGGGCGAGAGCGGAAAGAGCAAGATAGAAACCGACCGTTTCGGCGGGAAGGCCGAGCACGCGCTGCGCGTACACGACGAAGAAGGGGTCGGCAATCGTGGACAAGGCGAGGAGGGAACGAAAGACCAGAAAGCGACGAACTGGGCGGCGCGCGAGGAGGCGCGGGAGCTCGGCCACCCAGGAGGCAAAGGAGCGTGGCCGAGGCGGAACAGGACGCTCGACGATCCAGAGCGTGGTGTAGGCCGCGAGGGAAAGCGCAGCAAACGAGGCAGCAAAGAGGACGGCAAAACCCGCCTCCCCGAACACCAGTGCCCGTTGGACAGCGAACCCAGCAGCGAGCGAGAGCACAGCGCCCCACAGATTGCGCTGGCTGAAGAAGAAGCCACGCCGATCAGGCGGTACAGCACGAGCAGTAAGTTCCACCAAGGGAACGAAGGCAAAACCGGCAGCGAGGTTGTAGACCGCATAACAAACGAAGAACACAGTGAGCAGCGTCGGGCTCGGGCCAACACCATGAGCGAGCACGACCGCGGCCAGGATAGCGATCGCCAGGGCACGCACGATCCCTCCCCAGGTCGCCCAGGGGAGCTGGCGGCGACGCCCCTCGACGAACGCGGCCGCGATCGCCTGCGGCAGGAACCAGAGGCTGACGCTCATCGCCGGGACGAGTCCCACGAGGAGGCCGCGCTCGGTCAACTGGGAGACGAAGACGGTGAGGACCAAAACGGGGTGGATGAGCGCGTCGCCGAGCAGGAGCAAACCGCCGTTAGCCACGCCGAAGAAGAAGCTCTGCTGGAGACGCCGCCGCTCAGAGGACCGCGGACGGGAGACTGTCGGCTCGAGAGCGGGTACGGATCGTCCACCCGGGTCATGGTCGCTCATGGTCCGGACGAAGGTCTCCTTTCGCACACCGATCCCGCGCTCATCCTATCGCACGTTCGCCCACTGGGCGAGCGCGAGGAAGGTGGGTGCGGGCAGCACGACCAAAGCGGCCGTTCGCTGGCAGCGGGTTCTCGAGGAACGAGGGCCGGGCACCGGTACCAGGCTCTCCTCTGCTTTTCACGTGCCCTGTTGGCATGGAACCCAGTCGGCGAAGCGGGGACCCGGTATGCTGAAGGAGAGGAACAGCGTAACGAGGGAAGGTGTGGAGGAGCGCACGGTGCTCGATTTGCTGCAACGGTGGGAACACACGGATCATCCACTCCGGCGGCGCGATCTCGCGGACGATCCCCTGGAGCAATTCCTGCGCTGGTACCAGGAGGCGCAAGGGAGCGGCCTCCGTTACCCGAACGCGATGGCGGTCGCGACCGCAACTGCGGATGGTCGTCCATCCGTGCGGATGGTCCTCTTACGGGGAGTCGACGAGCGGGGGTTCGTCTTCTACACCAATCTGGAGAGCCGGAAAGGTCGCGAGCTGGCCGAAAACCCCCGGGCAGCCTTGCTTTTTTACTGGGAACCGTTGGAGCGGCAAGTGCGGATCGAGGGTCGGGTCGAGCTGGTCACGAGCGCGGAAGCGGACGCGTACTTCGCGACGCGCCCCAAGGGGAGTCAGATCAGTGCCTGGGCCTCGCGGCAAAGCGAGCCGATCGACTCGCGGGAAGCACTGGAGCGACGGCATGCGGAGTTCGCCGAGCGTTTCGGCTCGGGGCCTGTTCCCCGACCAGCCTACTGGGGCGGGTATCGCGTGGTGCCGGACGCATACGAGTTCTGGCAGGGACGCCCGGACCGGCTGCACGACCGGTTCCGTTACGAGCGCAGTGCCGATGGGATCTGGGTGATTACCCGGTTGCAGCCGTGAGGTGACGGCATGGAAGGCTGTTCGTTTTGCCGGATCGTGGCCGGAGAACTGCCGGCGGCACGCGTGTACGAGGACGAGAAGGTCATGGCGTTCCTCGATCACCGGCCACTGTTCTTCGGGCACACGCTGGTGATCCCACGACAGCACGTGCCGACGCTCGCCGAGCTTTCTGGAGACCTGCTCGCACCGCTCTTCGGGCTCGTCCAACGCCTGGCACGGGCGATACCGCTGGCGCTGGAAGCGGAAGGGACGTTCATCGGGATCAACAACCGGGTCAGCCAGAGTATTCCGCACCTGCACATCCACGTCGTCCCGCGGCGTCGTGGGGACGGGCTGCGTGGATTCTTTTGGCCGCGCCGACGGTACCCGAGCGAGACGGCGATGGAGGAGACTGCTGCTCGCCTCCGTGCCGCCTTGCAGCACGTCTGAGGCAGAAGGCTGCGGCGAACAGCGTCCGCGAGCGCGGGACCGGCCGCGGGGCGCTTCCTCGCTCGACACCTCGGCTGCGATCAGCTGCCGAGTCCGGCTGGCAGGGAACAGGCGTGGGTACACGGTAAAAGGCACGCTCGCCCAGCAGGGCATGGACAGCAGCATGCGGCCGGCGATGATCGGGTCGTTCCCGAGCGTATCATAAGCGGGAACGCTCGCTGCTTCTCTGGGACACTCGTGGTCCAGTCAAACGATCACCACGCGCATTCGGCCAGTCAGCGTGCTGCTCAGCCAGCATCGTACCCCGCGATGCGTGGCAGGCAGAATCTTGACAGAACAGTAGCGAGCGGGGTATCGAGAACACAGGAGAGTCGTCCGATCAGGAGGGAGGACACGATGAAGGCAGCGGTGCTCGTGATCGATATGCTGAACGACTTCGTCACCGGCAAGCTGGGCAACGAGCGGGTTCGGAGCGTGATCGATCCGCTCCAGCATTTACTCGAGCGGGCACGAGCTTCCGGCGTTCCAGTCGTGTACATCGGTGACGCGCACCTGCCGAGTGATCCCGAAATGGCGGTCTGGGGCCCGCACGCGATGAAAGGGACCAAGGAAGCGGAGACGATCCCGGAGTTGGCTCCGCAGCCCGGCGACACCGTGCTGGAAAAGCGCACCTACAGCGCATTCTACGAGACGGGGCTCGACCTTTTGCTGCGCTCGCTCGGTGTGGATACAGTCGTCATCACCGGGTTGCACACCAACATCTGCTGCCGCCACACAGCAGCTGATGCCTTCACGCACGGCTACAAGATCATCGTCCCGGAGGACTGCGTCAACGCGTTCACCGAAGAAGAGCATCGCGAGGGGATCGCCTACCTGCGGCGAGTCTACGGCGCACGCATCACGACGAGCGAGGAACTGGCACGCGAGTGGGAGCGGGAGCCCCAGACGGCTGCCACGAAGGCCTGATCCGGAGCGGGGGATCGCAGGCGCAGCGCCGAGGCATCCCGCATCCAAGCCGATGCGCGCCGGTCGGTCGATGGGGTGAACTCCATCGCTGCACCGGCGCACAGGCAGCCCCGCGACAGTCCCGCGGCGGTGACGCTGCAAGCGATCTCCGCCGTTCGCCCTGCCGCACTCGGGGATGGATCGACTCACCGGGCATCGCCGTGTCGCGCCTTGCATGGCCTTCTCTGGGACAGGCGAACCAGCCGGGACGCCCGCAGCACGAAGTCGTGGGTCGCCGATCGCTCGCGGCAGCGCGCAGGTTCCAACCGGCGGGTGGAAGAAGCACCGCGCGCACGCTCGGTCGCCGAAACGAGTGCCGCTTTTCCGGTGCGAAGATCCGCACCTCATCTCGACACTGGTCACGGCCTGGTCATCCCCGGGCTGGAAGAGGTCGATACCCGATCCATCTGGTAGGCCAGTGAGCAGCCGCGCGCGGGGCGTCGGCTGCTCCGCTCGTCGCTGAACAGGCTGCTCGACCACGTGAACGACAAAGAGTCGCTGATCGGCATCCACCTGAGCGATCCGTGCGCAGCGCGGATCAGAAGCGAGAGCCCTTGCCAGAAGCCCTGCCGAGCGCGAAGCTGACCGGGGAAGCGAGCGAGGGAGGAATAGCCGATGAGAACGACGAGCGACCTTCGGGAGGTGATCGAGCGCGCCTGCGCCAGCACGGGAGTTCCCGGCATGGTGATCGGGATCCTGACACCCGACGGGCGCGAGGTGGTGACACACGGGGTCGCCAGCCTGGAAACCGGTTGCCCCGTGCGACGCGACACGCTGTTCCAGATCGGCTCGATCAGCAAGGTCTACCTTGCGACGCTGGCGATGCGCCTGGTCGAAGAGGGGAAACTCACGCTCGATACGCCGGTGGCGAGCGTCCTGCCGGAACTGGAACTCGCCGATCGGGAAGCGCAGCAAGCGATCACGCTGTGGCATCTTCTCACCCACACCAGCGGGATCGAAGGGGATCGCTTCGACGACTACGGGTACGGCGACGATGCCCTGGCACGCTACGTGGCCGGTCTGGCGAGCGCCCGACAGATCCATCCGCCGGGTCAGCACTGGAGCTACTGCAACAGTGGTTTCTCGCTCGCCGGGCGGCTGATCGAGGTGGTGACCGGTCGCTCGTTCGAAGCAGCGATGCGCGAGTTGATCTTCGGACCGCTCGGTCTGGAACGCAGCTGCTTCCTCGTGCAGGACGTCCTGGGATACCCGTTCGCGGTCGGGCACCGGACGGACGAGCACGGACACGTTGGCGTGGTCCGCGACTTTGCGCTGCCTCGCAGTGTCCATCCGGCTGGCGGCGTTTGGGCGACGATCGACGACCTCCTCGACTTCGCAGCCTTTCACCTCGGTTTGCGTCCGGTGGCAGCGCCGCCGATCTCATGGGACAGCATCACCATGATGCAGGCACCGCAGGTGGCAGCCGCGAACTGGGCCGACTGGTACGGTTTAGGCTGGGCCATCTGGTCGATCGGATCCGTGCGGGTGATCGGGCACGGAGGCTCGACGAACGGATACCAGGCGCATCTCGTGCTGTTGCCCGAGGAGCGGGTCGCGATCGCCAGCCTGACCAATCACGAGCAGGGGAGTTCGGCCTACCTCGAGGTCGAAACCTGGCTTTTGACAGAACGGTTCGGCATCCGGCCACCGGCACCCCGGCTGTGCACGGTGTCCGAGCGAGAACTCCAACGGTATGCGGGCACCTACACCTATCCGTTGGCTCGCTTGACGGTCCGGGCAGTGACGGGTGGGCTGTGGCTGGAGGCGGTCCAGACGCGCGGGCTGAGCCGCGAGGCGCGCGAGCGCCCGTTACCGCCGCTGTTTCTCCGGCCGATCGGCGAGCGCGTTTTTGCGACCGGACCGGTACGGGCTGTTCCCAACCGCGTGGACTTCATCTTCGATGGGGACAGTGAGCATCCACGCTGGGTCCGGGCCTTCGGTCGCTTGGCCGAGCGAGACGCGATCCAGGAGTACTGACGCACCGCACGCCCGACGAGCGATGCCGGGAACGGGCGGCGGAGCGCCACGCGTCAGGCGCACCAGCTCAGGCATGGGCAACGCGTATCGGGACGTGTGCCGGCGCGGCCGAGACGCTGCCTCTCACCAGGCCGTCCAGCCACCATCCACCGGCAGGGTGACACCAGTGATCATGCCCGCGGCATCGGAAGCGAGGAAAACGACCGCCGCGGCCACTTCCTCGGGCAGACCGAGTCGACCCAGCGGGATGCGCCGAAGCACTTCCTCGCGGAAGCCAGGAATCCGCTCGAAGTAGGGACGGGTGAGCGGCGTCTCGACGAAAGTCGGCGCGACGGCGTTGACGGTGACGTTGTACGGCGCCCACTCGATGGCGAGGACTTTGGTGAGCTGGGTGACTGCTCCCTTGCTGGCGCAGTAGGCTGCGCGGTCAGCCATGCCGACCAGTCCCATGGTAGAGCCCAGATTGACGATGCGTCCATATCGTTGGACCACCATGTAACGACCGACAGCTTGGCAGGTGAAGAAAAGCCCCTTGGCATTGGTATCGAGGATCGTGTCCCAGTTCTCCTCCGTCACCTCGAGCGCTGGCTGCGGGATATTGAGACCGGCGCTGTTGACCAGGATATCGATCCGGCCGAAGACACTGTGCACGCGTTCGGCCATCGCGCGGATCT from Thermomicrobium roseum DSM 5159 encodes:
- a CDS encoding MFS transporter; this translates as MRKETFVRTMSDHDPGGRSVPALEPTVSRPRSSERRRLQQSFFFGVANGGLLLLGDALIHPVLVLTVFVSQLTERGLLVGLVPAMSVSLWFLPQAIAAAFVEGRRRQLPWATWGGIVRALAIAILAAVVLAHGVGPSPTLLTVFFVCYAVYNLAAGFAFVPLVELTARAVPPDRRGFFFSQRNLWGAVLSLAAGFAVQRALVFGEAGFAVLFAASFAALSLAAYTTLWIVERPVPPRPRSFASWVAELPRLLARRPVRRFLVFRSLLALSTIADPFFVVYAQRVLGLPAETVGFYLALSALARILANPLWGWVVQHWGNRQLLQLATLVRVFMPLVALGIQPILGWEHLVPRLDDPQQVVLVTFAFVFVAYGVTLSAQMLANFTAVLELAHPEERPTLVGVTNTILGVVALVPMLGGLVVDRFGYSAVFALALALSLLALLASGLLPASRRQPA
- the pdxH gene encoding pyridoxamine 5'-phosphate oxidase, producing the protein MEERTVLDLLQRWEHTDHPLRRRDLADDPLEQFLRWYQEAQGSGLRYPNAMAVATATADGRPSVRMVLLRGVDERGFVFYTNLESRKGRELAENPRAALLFYWEPLERQVRIEGRVELVTSAEADAYFATRPKGSQISAWASRQSEPIDSREALERRHAEFAERFGSGPVPRPAYWGGYRVVPDAYEFWQGRPDRLHDRFRYERSADGIWVITRLQP
- a CDS encoding HIT family protein, producing the protein MEGCSFCRIVAGELPAARVYEDEKVMAFLDHRPLFFGHTLVIPRQHVPTLAELSGDLLAPLFGLVQRLARAIPLALEAEGTFIGINNRVSQSIPHLHIHVVPRRRGDGLRGFFWPRRRYPSETAMEETAARLRAALQHV
- a CDS encoding cysteine hydrolase family protein; translation: MKAAVLVIDMLNDFVTGKLGNERVRSVIDPLQHLLERARASGVPVVYIGDAHLPSDPEMAVWGPHAMKGTKEAETIPELAPQPGDTVLEKRTYSAFYETGLDLLLRSLGVDTVVITGLHTNICCRHTAADAFTHGYKIIVPEDCVNAFTEEEHREGIAYLRRVYGARITTSEELAREWEREPQTAATKA
- a CDS encoding serine hydrolase domain-containing protein, whose translation is MRTTSDLREVIERACASTGVPGMVIGILTPDGREVVTHGVASLETGCPVRRDTLFQIGSISKVYLATLAMRLVEEGKLTLDTPVASVLPELELADREAQQAITLWHLLTHTSGIEGDRFDDYGYGDDALARYVAGLASARQIHPPGQHWSYCNSGFSLAGRLIEVVTGRSFEAAMRELIFGPLGLERSCFLVQDVLGYPFAVGHRTDEHGHVGVVRDFALPRSVHPAGGVWATIDDLLDFAAFHLGLRPVAAPPISWDSITMMQAPQVAAANWADWYGLGWAIWSIGSVRVIGHGGSTNGYQAHLVLLPEERVAIASLTNHEQGSSAYLEVETWLLTERFGIRPPAPRLCTVSERELQRYAGTYTYPLARLTVRAVTGGLWLEAVQTRGLSREARERPLPPLFLRPIGERVFATGPVRAVPNRVDFIFDGDSEHPRWVRAFGRLAERDAIQEY
- a CDS encoding SDR family NAD(P)-dependent oxidoreductase; translation: MKSERVLLECRVDGKVALVTGASSGLGYTCAVALAEAGADVAVASRSLDRLQEVCRAIEERGRRAFPIAVDVRDVGQIRAMAERVHSVFGRIDILVNSAGLNIPQPALEVTEENWDTILDTNAKGLFFTCQAVGRYMVVQRYGRIVNLGSTMGLVGMADRAAYCASKGAVTQLTKVLAIEWAPYNVTVNAVAPTFVETPLTRPYFERIPGFREEVLRRIPLGRLGLPEEVAAAVVFLASDAAGMITGVTLPVDGGWTAW